The following coding sequences lie in one Treponema socranskii subsp. buccale genomic window:
- a CDS encoding SpoIIE family protein phosphatase, whose protein sequence is MNRTITIIKCTPLSALCAALFCISVAPLYAQSMYWENAVRITEGDARFPRVVTNGKKTWVFWEEIDTKNETIGLSCRYTDTDGTVRTNRRFAGPFPYSGRVPDIYSAAVSKRGTVAVAVLSGKKTISIFTSSDDGAYFTEVKIPHYDESFVAPQIYATSRGTFMLFVSLGQNASFAMYAATSPDGFAWSEFSHFLPADSQVNPFIPVLNSMPKNDVVVFQAQYILENRISYQLYATFSSDAGVTWSMPLLITGASSLAPDDKHGFSAYHNQRPFLFTRSGVTYIAWERTYYASENSHIWVGQLTKEGIVAGTAKQISGEGNANRVVLFSFNNTLSAVWFDTRIGIETVRMAQKKGPLWEEITLSSGRVPSLFAFPVITRSKSNVEHLAFVWQENPQNGKPGIYLLEPDISVAPPSIEPLSFETGKRAKERRVRFRIELPSDSSGVAGYSWSWSQDKSTEPPDTIMNTSKERTVEVNASAEGKWYFKVRTADYAGNRSDSAVAEYYLDLTAPAKPSIKLPETDKAGFIRSNSFDISWQPDAADSDIAGYTWHLQYIAPIDDRLVYTKRHTMRVSVDEAKAMAASFLTSRADDIRHAEKPPKRILGKERRTSYANRKNGLYAFSVAAIDDVGNIGEASTVPLLLNKYVPVTYITSVASSSDMFGNLTIDIIGGGFTYDGTVNEIYIDKDGKAPYDLTLRRSEGTFRVVSDNRIVDIRTGTALDEGAYHIGLVHSDRGLFMSGVLFRVEKKGTVKMERQYAYGSPWQPIKTASPYHIQIGTLLFWIVIALAAAGFAFALFGLTETVRDTLAVRMEIRALIAGDSMPQRKKKRFMQLKYKGISLRFKLMLFTTLLVIVTVVLVALPFGINMVRTQQSTLARGLSERVDMLLESLSSSTRVYMSTQNILEMNYLPDQMSSLEEARYVTITGYPSNNANTGLGYVWATNDPEILQKISNSALTYGVSEITNETVREIARRCEKLNDAAAKEVGGIAADIAELNAEGISLALRTDERSVERREEIARITTELSTKLTVSLNELAAKGSGSVPSYDYNHFDRVNTDYLFYRPVLYRYGTSQEYVRGIVFMRVSTENIVAAVYNARRSVFLTALFIALFAVLIGAAGSFILASIIVAPIRELARHVQIIGETADKMKLAGHDIKIKGHDEIGQLGESVNEMTHGLVRAAKDERLLMDGRVVQQTFLPLVTGEDGAKGTFAKLDEVNLRCFGYYEGATGVSGDYFDYKKLDDRWYVLIKCDASGHGVPAALLMTIVATLFRTYFANWSYERNGTQIDTVVSQINDFIESLGIKGKFAAIIICLFDTVSGDVYMCNAGDNIVHIYDNMARKETELTLFETPAAGPLPSSLVNMKGGFKVEKTHLQKGDVLFLYTDGIEEATRKFRSPSFDVIRCAEKGLHPGDVHGNHKVGEDSEQLESSRVGEIIEAVFARNVYTLKKFHNPIPDEELVFDFSTCKGTIEEAVIALVSVEKVFRMYKSPDVTAADVVRVDKKIDEFLEKHFNRYNYYCGVKQESAEGTNYFEYAYLREDEQLDDLTLLAVLRP, encoded by the coding sequence ATGAACCGAACGATAACGATAATAAAATGCACTCCTTTGTCCGCGCTGTGTGCCGCACTCTTTTGCATTTCCGTTGCGCCTCTTTATGCTCAATCGATGTATTGGGAAAATGCCGTACGCATAACGGAGGGCGATGCCCGTTTTCCCCGTGTCGTAACGAACGGTAAAAAAACATGGGTGTTTTGGGAAGAGATCGATACGAAAAACGAAACGATAGGACTTTCGTGCCGCTATACCGATACAGACGGTACGGTGCGGACGAATCGCCGTTTCGCCGGTCCTTTTCCGTATTCGGGGAGGGTACCCGACATCTATTCCGCTGCGGTTTCAAAAAGAGGAACGGTAGCTGTTGCAGTGCTTTCGGGAAAAAAAACGATTTCGATTTTCACGTCGTCCGACGACGGCGCTTATTTTACCGAAGTGAAGATTCCCCATTATGACGAATCTTTCGTCGCACCTCAAATCTATGCGACTTCGCGCGGCACTTTTATGCTCTTTGTGTCGCTCGGACAAAACGCTTCGTTTGCAATGTATGCGGCGACATCTCCCGACGGTTTTGCATGGTCGGAGTTTTCTCATTTTTTGCCCGCTGATTCTCAAGTAAATCCGTTTATTCCCGTACTCAATTCGATGCCGAAAAACGATGTCGTTGTTTTTCAAGCGCAGTATATCCTTGAAAACCGCATATCCTATCAGCTTTATGCGACTTTTTCTTCCGATGCGGGAGTGACGTGGTCGATGCCTTTGCTGATCACCGGCGCTTCTTCGCTTGCACCCGACGATAAACACGGTTTTTCCGCGTATCACAATCAGCGTCCGTTTTTGTTCACGCGATCGGGCGTTACGTATATCGCATGGGAGCGGACGTATTACGCTTCCGAGAATTCGCATATTTGGGTCGGACAGCTGACAAAAGAGGGAATCGTTGCCGGCACTGCAAAACAAATCAGCGGAGAGGGGAATGCGAACCGCGTCGTCCTCTTTTCGTTTAATAATACTTTGTCCGCCGTTTGGTTTGATACGAGGATCGGCATCGAAACGGTGCGTATGGCGCAAAAAAAAGGTCCGCTTTGGGAAGAGATTACTCTTTCATCGGGACGTGTTCCGAGCCTTTTCGCGTTTCCCGTTATCACCCGATCGAAATCGAATGTCGAACACCTCGCATTCGTGTGGCAGGAAAATCCCCAAAACGGAAAGCCGGGTATCTATCTTCTTGAACCCGATATTTCGGTTGCTCCGCCTTCGATCGAACCGCTTTCGTTCGAAACGGGTAAACGCGCGAAGGAAAGGCGCGTACGCTTCCGCATCGAATTGCCTTCGGATTCGTCCGGCGTCGCCGGCTATTCGTGGAGTTGGTCGCAAGACAAATCGACCGAACCTCCCGATACGATTATGAATACTTCGAAAGAGCGGACGGTCGAAGTAAATGCGTCTGCCGAGGGCAAATGGTATTTTAAAGTACGAACGGCGGACTATGCGGGAAACCGATCGGATTCGGCGGTTGCCGAATATTACCTCGATTTGACGGCACCGGCAAAACCTTCGATCAAACTTCCCGAAACGGATAAGGCCGGCTTTATCCGTTCGAATTCATTCGACATAAGCTGGCAGCCGGATGCGGCCGACAGCGATATCGCCGGCTATACGTGGCATTTGCAGTACATCGCACCGATCGATGATCGCCTTGTTTACACGAAGCGTCACACGATGCGGGTGAGCGTTGACGAAGCGAAAGCTATGGCCGCTTCGTTTTTGACATCCCGCGCGGATGATATTCGGCACGCTGAAAAACCGCCGAAACGCATACTCGGAAAAGAGCGCCGTACTTCGTATGCAAACCGTAAAAACGGACTCTATGCGTTTTCCGTTGCGGCCATCGATGATGTCGGCAATATAGGCGAAGCGTCTACGGTGCCGCTCCTGCTTAACAAATATGTGCCCGTCACCTATATTACGTCGGTCGCCTCGTCGAGCGATATGTTCGGAAATCTCACGATCGATATCATCGGCGGAGGTTTTACTTACGACGGAACGGTAAATGAAATATATATCGACAAGGACGGAAAGGCTCCCTATGATTTAACGCTTCGGCGGAGCGAGGGAACGTTCCGAGTAGTGTCGGACAATCGCATCGTCGACATACGCACCGGCACCGCGCTCGATGAAGGCGCGTATCATATAGGACTTGTGCATTCCGATCGCGGACTTTTTATGAGCGGCGTGCTTTTCCGTGTCGAAAAAAAAGGTACGGTGAAAATGGAACGGCAATACGCTTACGGTTCGCCGTGGCAGCCGATTAAAACGGCATCGCCGTATCATATTCAAATCGGAACGCTTTTGTTTTGGATCGTAATTGCCCTTGCAGCGGCAGGGTTTGCGTTTGCCCTTTTCGGCTTGACGGAGACGGTACGGGATACGCTTGCCGTTCGTATGGAAATACGCGCGCTTATTGCAGGAGATAGTATGCCTCAGAGGAAGAAAAAACGATTTATGCAGCTTAAGTATAAAGGCATCAGCCTCAGATTCAAATTGATGCTGTTTACGACGCTTCTCGTCATCGTTACCGTAGTGCTCGTTGCGCTGCCCTTCGGCATCAATATGGTGCGCACACAGCAAAGTACGCTTGCGCGCGGGCTTTCCGAACGGGTTGATATGCTCCTCGAAAGTTTGTCTTCGAGTACGCGTGTCTATATGTCGACACAAAATATTCTTGAAATGAATTATCTGCCCGATCAAATGTCGTCGCTCGAAGAAGCTCGGTACGTAACGATTACCGGTTATCCGTCGAACAATGCGAATACCGGTCTCGGGTATGTATGGGCGACAAACGATCCCGAAATTTTGCAAAAGATTTCGAACTCGGCGCTCACGTACGGGGTGTCGGAGATAACGAATGAAACCGTTCGGGAAATCGCCCGGCGGTGCGAAAAACTCAATGATGCCGCCGCAAAAGAGGTGGGAGGCATTGCAGCCGATATAGCCGAACTCAATGCCGAAGGCATTTCGCTTGCGCTGCGAACCGACGAGCGTTCCGTTGAGCGCCGCGAAGAGATTGCCCGGATCACGACGGAACTTTCGACAAAGCTGACCGTTTCGCTGAATGAGCTTGCGGCAAAAGGAAGCGGTTCCGTTCCTTCGTATGATTATAATCATTTTGACAGGGTAAACACCGATTATCTTTTTTATCGGCCGGTACTGTATCGTTACGGCACTTCGCAGGAATATGTGAGGGGTATCGTCTTTATGCGAGTGTCTACGGAAAACATCGTTGCAGCGGTCTACAATGCGCGCCGCAGCGTGTTTTTGACGGCTCTCTTTATTGCACTCTTTGCCGTTCTGATCGGTGCCGCCGGTTCGTTTATACTTGCATCGATTATCGTGGCCCCTATCCGTGAACTTGCGCGCCACGTGCAGATCATCGGTGAAACGGCGGACAAGATGAAGCTTGCGGGGCACGATATAAAAATCAAAGGACACGATGAAATCGGGCAGCTCGGAGAGAGCGTCAACGAAATGACGCACGGACTTGTTCGGGCGGCAAAAGACGAACGGCTGCTCATGGACGGCAGGGTTGTTCAGCAGACTTTCCTTCCGCTCGTGACGGGCGAAGACGGTGCAAAAGGAACGTTTGCAAAACTCGACGAAGTCAATCTCCGGTGTTTCGGTTATTACGAAGGAGCGACGGGAGTTTCGGGAGATTATTTCGATTATAAAAAACTTGATGACCGCTGGTATGTTTTAATAAAATGTGATGCCTCGGGACACGGCGTTCCCGCAGCTCTTCTCATGACGATCGTCGCGACGCTCTTCCGTACGTATTTCGCAAACTGGTCATACGAGCGCAACGGTACGCAGATCGATACGGTCGTTTCGCAGATAAACGATTTTATCGAATCGCTCGGCATCAAAGGAAAATTCGCTGCGATAATCATCTGCCTTTTCGATACCGTTTCGGGCGATGTGTATATGTGCAATGCGGGCGACAATATCGTCCACATATACGACAATATGGCACGAAAGGAAACCGAACTGACGCTGTTTGAAACGCCGGCGGCCGGCCCGCTTCCGTCATCTCTCGTTAATATGAAGGGCGGATTCAAAGTCGAAAAAACTCACTTACAAAAAGGCGATGTGCTTTTTCTCTATACCGACGGCATCGAAGAGGCGACGCGGAAATTCCGTTCCCCGTCGTTTGACGTTATACGATGTGCCGAAAAAGGTTTGCATCCGGGAGACGTTCACGGCAATCACAAAGTCGGTGAAGATTCGGAGCAGCTTGAAAGCAGCCGCGTCGGTGAAATCATCGAAGCGGTATTTGCACGGAACGTTTATACGCTTAAAAAATTTCACAATCCGATTCCCGACGAAGAACTCGTTTTCGATTTTTCGACATGCAAAGGGACGATCGAAGAAGCCGTCATCGCGCTCGTATCGGTTGAAAAAGTGTTCCGCATGTACAAGTCACCCGATGTAACGGCAGCCGATGTCGTACGCGTCGACAAAAAAATCGATGAGTTTCTTGAAAAGCATTTCAATCGATACAATTATTATTGCGGCGTAAAACAGGAAAGCGCGGAAGGAACGAATTATTTCGAATACGCATATCTCCGTGAAGACGAACAGCTGGACGATTTGACGCTGCTCGCCGTCCTCCGCCCGTAA